The Bacillus sp. Y1 genome includes the window GATGTCCATATCCTTGAAGCACGTGACCGAACGGGAGGCAGAAACTGGACGGTCCGTGGGGGAACAGAAGAAACAGAAATTAATGGAGTTAAACAAGTTTCTAAATTTGATAAGGGCCAATACATGAATGCAGGACCTGCCAGGATTCCTCAGCATCATGTGACCATCGATTATTGTCGTGAGCTCGGAGTAGAATTGGAAGCATTCACGAATGTGAATGAAGCCGCTTATTATTATCAAGAGAATGTGGGTCCACTTTCAAATACAAAAATTCGAAAGAGAGAGATTAAAGCTGACACTCGCGGTTATGTAGCTGAACTCCTTAGCAAAGCTGCCAATCAAACGGCCTTAGATGAAAATCTAACGTCTCAAGATATTGAAAGATTAACAGCCTACTTAACCCGTGATGGAGCCTTAAACTCTAGTAGAAAATATAGCGGAACTAGCTATCGTGGGTACACCGAATTACCAGGTGCTGGTTTGAAACCAGGAACGGTAGGCACACCTTATAAGTTTAGCCAAATACTAGAATCAGGGATGATGAATCATATTAGTTCTGAATACTCGTTCGATCAGCAAATGATGGTGTTCCAACCAGTCGGCGGAATGGATAGTATCCCAAAAGCGCTGGAAGCAAAATTACCTGGAAAGATCACATTTGGCGCTGAGGTTCAGGAAATTAGACAAACCACTGATGGAGCCCGGGTGGTGTACAAAGTAAATGGGAAAACAAAAGAAATGACAGGAGATTATTGTATCTGCACAATCCCGTTATCAGTACTGAAAAATATCCCAGCAGATTTTTCTCCTGAGATGATCAATGCCATGAAAAACATTAGTTACGCACCAACAGGTAAAATTGGATTTCAATTCAAGAATCGTTTCTGGGAAACAGAAGATCGAATTATGGGAGGTATGACGACAACCAATATGGACATTAACCAAATCTGGTATCCGTCATATGGATATTTGTCACAAAAAGGTGTGGTGATTGGATACTATAATTTTGGACAAGCAGCATTAGATTTAGGCAATATGACCATTGCTCAACGTGAAAAGCATGCTTTATCACAGGGGGCAAAAATACATAAGTCGTATACGAGTGAGTTTGAGAACTCGTTCTCGGTTGCATGGCATAAAATCAAATACAATGAGGGAGGTTGGGTATCCTACACCGCCTCGGATCGTCAAAATTACTATCCAATTCTAAATCAGCCACAAGGACGAATTTATTTAGCTGGTGAACATCTAAGCTACCTAACAGCATGGATGGCGGGAGCCTTTGAGTCTGCACGAGTAGCTGTTACTCAAATTCATGAAAGAACATTACAAGAAAACGATTCGAAAGTAAAAGCTGGTTAAAAAAATGACAAAAGGAGATGAATTTATGAAACTATCAAAATCTAAATCTGTAGTAGCTTCCATTGTATTTGGGACAAGCCTAATGGTAGGGGCGTATGCTTTTGCTGGCTCTGAAAAGGCAGACTTAAAAACCGATAAGGTCGCATTCTTCGGAACTCCTACTTCATCTATTTCTAGTTCTGTTTCCATCCCTAGTCAATACAATCAGCTTTGGATTAGTGGCACGGTTCCTCCGGTATTAAACCGTAACGGTTCGACACTTTATGAAAGATACGGTGACACAGAAACTCAGGCAATTGGAATTTTTAACAATCTTAAGTCTCAATTAGAAGCCAAAGGGCTTTCTCTTAAGGATGTCACCTACCTGCGTGTGTACATTACACCTGACCCAAACAAAGGAAATACCCAAGATTACCAAGGTTTTTTCAATGCATATGCTAAATTCTTTAACACAGAAGACAATCCAGTAAAAACCGCACGTTCTACCGTAGGAGTAGACAGTCTCGTCAATTCTGATTGGTTAATTGAAATTGAAGCGTTTGTCGCTTACAAGTAAAGAAAGGGGGAATTTATGTGCTACAAAATATTGGAGTACCAGGGTTAATCTTGATTTTGGTCATAGCACTTGTCATCTTCGGTCCCTCAAAGCTACCGGAAATTGGACGTGCATTCGGTAGAACACTTACTGAGTTTAAAAATTCAACAAGGGAATTAGTAGCTGGAGATTCCGAAGAACAAAAGGCAAAAGAACTTAATAATTAAGGAGAGGGGAAGATGTAAACACTTGTTTGCATCTTCTTACCTTGAAAAGGGATGTGAGAGAGTGAATGGAAGAATATAAAATGCCTATGTTAGAACATGCAGAAGAATTTAGGAAAAGACTCATCTACGTGTTAGTGTCCTTTGTGATCCTATTATTTTCAGGATTTATTTTTGTGGATCGTATCTATGATTGGATTGTTCACTCTGCTGAGCAACCACTTACAGTTTTAGGGCCTAGTGATATTATGTGGATTTACTTTGTTTTAGCAGGATCGTTCGCACTTGTTTTTACAACACCCATTGCTGTGTATCAATGTTGGAGATTTGTTTCTCCTGGATTACAAACATCCGAAAAAAAAGCATTATATTTCTTCTTACCCGTTTTAATCATCTTCTTTGTTACGGGACTGTGTTTTGGCTATTACATCTTATTCCCAAGCGTTCTATCGTTTCTTACCAATTTAGCAAGTGATCATTTACATACGATGTACACGGCTGAAAAATACTTTAAGTTTCTATTAAACTTGACGCTGCCTATCGGATTTTTGTTTGAAATGCCAATTCTCATTATGTTACTAACACGTCTAGGCATTATAAATCCTATGATATTGGCGAAAACAAGAAAAATAGCTTACTTTATTTTAATGATTCTATCAACATTGGTTACTCCACCAGATTTTATCTCAACGATAATCGTTTTTATTCCACTAGTGTCACTATATGAGCTAGGAATAAGTGTATCAAAATATATGTATCGTAAAAATGAAAGAGCCCTTTTTAAAGAGGCAAGTTAAAAAAGATGCCTGGTATTAAATCTGCCCGACCCGATTCCTGCGTTTTCGCTTTAAATAAAAAAGCCTTTTCTTTTATATAGAAAGGGCTTTTTCTATTTTATATCGAATGGTACATAATCATTATTTATATTCACGCACTAAAACCATTCAAAGCATCAGGATCAATAAACTGAATACATAGACCAGCTATATTTTTAAAAATGATGTAAGCGTTTTCCACAACAGAGGAAAACAGCCAACTTAATAACTTTTTAATAACTTTTTATACTGTAGATAGAAAGGAGAAAGGGAATACATGAACCTGTTAAATAAGCGAGAGATGGAAATTCTTAGATTACTTTCTTCTAAAAAAGAGTATCAAACAGGGGAGAGCATAGCAGTTTTGTTAGGTGTTTCTTCCCGGACGATAAGGAATGATGTGAAAAGTTTAAATAAAATCCTATTGAATCATGGAGCGAATATAACCTCGAAAAAAGGACTAGGTTATGAGCTTGAGCTACAAGATCATGAAGCGTTTAGTCGGTTAAACGTACAAGTGAATGGACCGAATGAGCATCATTCCAATCGGAACATGAAAGCCCTTGAAGAAAGAAATCTAGAGGATGTGATTATTGGGAAGCTTCTGATTAACACACTATCTGATACGAGTATGTTTCAGGAAGAATTTGCAAATGAACTTTATATCAGTCTCTCTACTCTAAAGAGCTATTTTCCAGGGGTAAAGGAAAAAGTCAGTAGGTTTGATTTAAAGGTGGTTACCGATCGATTCAATGGGATTAGACTACACGGGGAAGAAAATAAAATTCGCTTTTGTATATCAGAGTTTTTGTTTAACCAGCATAGCATGAGTGTTTATAACGATTTATTTCCAAAGCAGGAACTCGAACAGTTAAAGGAAATTACCTTAAAGGTGCTTTACAAGCATAAATTAAAGCTCACAGATATGTCATTAGAACGGTTCATTATTCATATGGGCATTACAATCAAGAGACATAAGAATGAATGTTATTTAACCTTTCCACCAAAATTAAAGAAATGTATTCAAAGCTCAAAAGAATTTATCATTGCTGAAGAAATTATAAAAGAGATTTTTTACGGATTATCGATTGATATCCAGCCAGAAATCTACTATATTACCCAGCATCTCATAGCAAGTAGTCGCCTTAGTCATAAAGATATGAATGATGATGACTATAAAAGATTAGAAAAAATGATACGAACGATATTGGTTGCTGTTAAGAGGAAAACCTCCATTGATTTAAGTGTGGAGCAAGACCTGATGGCGGGTCTAATCACTCATTTATATGTGGCATTAAAGAGAATTGAATACGATATGAGTATTCGAAATGAATTATTACCTACTATTAAAAATAATTACCCACTTGCGTTCGAATTAGCTGTCATTGCAAGTAATGAGATAAAAGAGTTAACAAATCTCACTATTAATGAAAATGAAATCGGTTATCTTGCTATCCATTTCGGAGTGGCACTCGAAAAGATGGGGTTAAACAAACGAACGATGAAAAGAATACTGATTGTCTGTGGATCCGGGCTGGCAACTGCCTCATTGATTCGAGAAAGAATCACCAATGTCTATGGAGAACAAATTAGTATTATTGAGTGTATTAGTTTAAGAGAGTTTAACGAAAGTAGGCTAGATAAGGTAGATTTGGTTGTTTCTACTGTACCAATTACACATATATTTTCTACAAAAATCATCGTAGTGAGTCCAGTTTTAACAAATAAAGATCTTTCCGTTATTTATCAAAAAATAAAAGAAGATGAAGACAATCCGGTTTTTATCAGTTACCAGGATGTGTTTAAGAAGGACCTTTTTAAAAGAGACATCGATTTGGATTCAAAAGAAGCCGTACTTCATTATATGACGCAATTAATGAAGAAAAAAGGCTATATTGATGGCCGGACCTTAGAATCTATATTTGAAAGAGAAAGGATGGCATCCACTGAACTCGGACATTTAGTTGCGATTCCTCATCCATTAGAAAACCATATGAGTGAAGTTTCGATTGCTGTTTGTATATTAAAAAAACCTATCGTCTGGGATAAGGAAAAGGTTCAGGTAGTAATCTTGCTCAGTGTCCCAAAAGAAAAACAAAAATGGTGGGAAACGATTTTTAAAAAGCTCATTCTTTTTCTAATCGAGGATTTTGGAGTGACCAAAATGATCTCTGAATATAGCTATGAAGAATTTATTCGAAACTTAGTAAAGTACAAGGAGAAGTAAGATGGATAATCATTATTTTACAAAGGACAATGTACAATTCCAAGTAGAAGCCGTGGATTGGCAGGATGCGATTAGAGTGGGAGTTTCCATACTGGAGTATAACGGGTACGTCAATCAACTTTATGCCGATGAAGTGATAAAAAATGTTCTCGAGTATGGTCCTTACATTGTGATTGCACCTGGGATAGCGATTCCACATACAAGACCAGAGAATGGAGCTCTATCAGTAGGAATGAGCTTGATCACGCTAAAGGACCCAATCCTATTTCAACAGGAGGAGCCTCCCGTTAAGGTTATGATCTCCTTTTCTGCAACGGATAGTAACGAACATTTAGAAATAATCAAAACGATTGTGAAAATTGCCGAAAAGGGCCTGGTTGACGATATTTGGAGGATTCATAACGTTGATCAATTAAATGAACTAATTGGAGAGGGTTCACAATGAAAAAAGTTGCGATCATCACAAGTGGGGGAGATGGAGCAGGAATCAATGCAGCCCTCGAAATGCTGTCAAGATTCAAAGAACTTGACCTATACGGTTTTTCTGGCGGCTACGATGGTGTCTTAACCCATTCGCCCATTCACCTAACAGCCAGTTACTGTGAAAATACCTCGCTTGACGGAAGACATATAATCAAGACCGCAAGAAGCAAGCTCCCATACACAAAAGAAGGAAGAGAAAAGTTGCACAAAAAGCTAAAAGAAGATGGTTACGAATACTTGATCGTTTGTGGGGGAAATGGCTCACAAAAGGCTGCGCATCTTCTGAATTTAGAAGGAACAAAAACGATTTTTATACCAATGACGGTTGATAATGATGTGAACGGAACCGATTATACGATTGGTTATGATACCGCATTAAATTATATCAACGAGGTGCTATACGGTTTGCATGATACCGCCTCGAATATGCCCGGCCGAATTTTCATGGTAGAAGTGCTTGGAGGAAATGCTGGTAGCCTTGCCTTAGAAAGTTCCATTGCAGGGGCATGTGACCTAGCGATTATTCCGGAGTTTTGTACTGATCCAACGGCAATCGTCTCGCGTGTAAAAGAAAAACTGCAGGAGAAAAGATCCCTGCTGATCGTATGCTCGGAAGCAGCCTATGAAGAAAAAAACTTTCATCAAGGTAATCAAGGAATATCCTTTCAAATTTCCGAGGCGATTGAGGCCGAAACAAATATCCGAGTGAGAAAATCGATCATGGGCTTTTATATCAGAGCCGGAAAACCATCAAGTAAGGATGCACTGATCGCTAGCACCATGGGATATGAAGCTAGCAAATGCATGATCGAAGGGAAATCCGGTGTCATGATGGGAGTAAAGAATGGGATTGTCCAACCAATAGAGTTAAGTGTTGCGATGGAATCACCAAAGAGACTTGACGCTAGATTAGTAGAAATAGCAAAAAAAAATAAAATAATTATTGAATCCTAGGAGGATGGAGACCGATGTTAAAAATACTTGTATGTTGTGGTGCTGGTTTAGGAAGTAGCTTTGCGTGTCAAATGAGTGTGGAATCCGTATTAAAGGACTTAGGTGTAAAAGCACATTTGGATCATTCTGATATTTCATCGGCAGCAGGCCACCAGGTGGATGTGATCATTTCCGGAAAAAACTTTGAATCTCAATTTAGCCGATATAATTTACCCGTAGATTTCATTTTCCTCAATCGGTTAGTAGATAAAAATGAAATAAAGGAAAAACTGGTCCCAATTTTACAAATTAAAGGAGAGTTATAAAAAGGGGGAGTTTTTATGGGCATCGTTGATTTTATTATTGAAAGTATACTAACTCAAGCTTCGATCACAATTGCTCTAATTGCATTTCTAGGATTACTGCTACAAAAAAGACCGTTTGGAGAGGTCATGTCAGGTAGTTTTAAGACCTTACTTGGATTTTTAGTTCTTTCCGCCGGTTCTTCCATTATCGTTACCTCATTAATCTACTTTGGTGAAATCTTCTCTGAAGGCTTCGGTATGCAGGGTATCGTACCTTCGATTGAAGCTATCAATGGTCAGGCCATGAATGAATTAGGTCTTGGCAACCAAATTGCGTTAACCTTCTTAGCTATTTTCGTTTTCAATATTATTCTTGCTCGCTTTACAAAATGGAAGTACATCTTTTTAACTGGTCAGGCTGTACTTTGGATGGCAACGATGACCACTGTGTTTGGTAGTTTCGCAGG containing:
- a CDS encoding FAD-dependent oxidoreductase — protein: MTEKLDKVVTRRDFLNQVGKVGGAVAVYGAMDSLGLLGSSMFANAASFNAPKKSDLVMANKMGKKVVILGAGIAGLASAYELSKAGYDVHILEARDRTGGRNWTVRGGTEETEINGVKQVSKFDKGQYMNAGPARIPQHHVTIDYCRELGVELEAFTNVNEAAYYYQENVGPLSNTKIRKREIKADTRGYVAELLSKAANQTALDENLTSQDIERLTAYLTRDGALNSSRKYSGTSYRGYTELPGAGLKPGTVGTPYKFSQILESGMMNHISSEYSFDQQMMVFQPVGGMDSIPKALEAKLPGKITFGAEVQEIRQTTDGARVVYKVNGKTKEMTGDYCICTIPLSVLKNIPADFSPEMINAMKNISYAPTGKIGFQFKNRFWETEDRIMGGMTTTNMDINQIWYPSYGYLSQKGVVIGYYNFGQAALDLGNMTIAQREKHALSQGAKIHKSYTSEFENSFSVAWHKIKYNEGGWVSYTASDRQNYYPILNQPQGRIYLAGEHLSYLTAWMAGAFESARVAVTQIHERTLQENDSKVKAG
- a CDS encoding Rid family hydrolase; translated protein: MKLSKSKSVVASIVFGTSLMVGAYAFAGSEKADLKTDKVAFFGTPTSSISSSVSIPSQYNQLWISGTVPPVLNRNGSTLYERYGDTETQAIGIFNNLKSQLEAKGLSLKDVTYLRVYITPDPNKGNTQDYQGFFNAYAKFFNTEDNPVKTARSTVGVDSLVNSDWLIEIEAFVAYK
- a CDS encoding twin-arginine translocase TatA/TatE family subunit gives rise to the protein MLQNIGVPGLILILVIALVIFGPSKLPEIGRAFGRTLTEFKNSTRELVAGDSEEQKAKELNN
- the tatC gene encoding twin-arginine translocase subunit TatC, which translates into the protein MEEYKMPMLEHAEEFRKRLIYVLVSFVILLFSGFIFVDRIYDWIVHSAEQPLTVLGPSDIMWIYFVLAGSFALVFTTPIAVYQCWRFVSPGLQTSEKKALYFFLPVLIIFFVTGLCFGYYILFPSVLSFLTNLASDHLHTMYTAEKYFKFLLNLTLPIGFLFEMPILIMLLTRLGIINPMILAKTRKIAYFILMILSTLVTPPDFISTIIVFIPLVSLYELGISVSKYMYRKNERALFKEAS
- a CDS encoding BglG family transcription antiterminator; this translates as MNLLNKREMEILRLLSSKKEYQTGESIAVLLGVSSRTIRNDVKSLNKILLNHGANITSKKGLGYELELQDHEAFSRLNVQVNGPNEHHSNRNMKALEERNLEDVIIGKLLINTLSDTSMFQEEFANELYISLSTLKSYFPGVKEKVSRFDLKVVTDRFNGIRLHGEENKIRFCISEFLFNQHSMSVYNDLFPKQELEQLKEITLKVLYKHKLKLTDMSLERFIIHMGITIKRHKNECYLTFPPKLKKCIQSSKEFIIAEEIIKEIFYGLSIDIQPEIYYITQHLIASSRLSHKDMNDDDYKRLEKMIRTILVAVKRKTSIDLSVEQDLMAGLITHLYVALKRIEYDMSIRNELLPTIKNNYPLAFELAVIASNEIKELTNLTINENEIGYLAIHFGVALEKMGLNKRTMKRILIVCGSGLATASLIRERITNVYGEQISIIECISLREFNESRLDKVDLVVSTVPITHIFSTKIIVVSPVLTNKDLSVIYQKIKEDEDNPVFISYQDVFKKDLFKRDIDLDSKEAVLHYMTQLMKKKGYIDGRTLESIFERERMASTELGHLVAIPHPLENHMSEVSIAVCILKKPIVWDKEKVQVVILLSVPKEKQKWWETIFKKLILFLIEDFGVTKMISEYSYEEFIRNLVKYKEK
- a CDS encoding PTS sugar transporter subunit IIA, translated to MDNHYFTKDNVQFQVEAVDWQDAIRVGVSILEYNGYVNQLYADEVIKNVLEYGPYIVIAPGIAIPHTRPENGALSVGMSLITLKDPILFQQEEPPVKVMISFSATDSNEHLEIIKTIVKIAEKGLVDDIWRIHNVDQLNELIGEGSQ
- a CDS encoding 6-phosphofructokinase, translating into MKKVAIITSGGDGAGINAALEMLSRFKELDLYGFSGGYDGVLTHSPIHLTASYCENTSLDGRHIIKTARSKLPYTKEGREKLHKKLKEDGYEYLIVCGGNGSQKAAHLLNLEGTKTIFIPMTVDNDVNGTDYTIGYDTALNYINEVLYGLHDTASNMPGRIFMVEVLGGNAGSLALESSIAGACDLAIIPEFCTDPTAIVSRVKEKLQEKRSLLIVCSEAAYEEKNFHQGNQGISFQISEAIEAETNIRVRKSIMGFYIRAGKPSSKDALIASTMGYEASKCMIEGKSGVMMGVKNGIVQPIELSVAMESPKRLDARLVEIAKKNKIIIES
- a CDS encoding PTS sugar transporter subunit IIB is translated as MLKILVCCGAGLGSSFACQMSVESVLKDLGVKAHLDHSDISSAAGHQVDVIISGKNFESQFSRYNLPVDFIFLNRLVDKNEIKEKLVPILQIKGEL